From a single Mycolicibacterium moriokaense genomic region:
- a CDS encoding acyl-CoA dehydrogenase family protein, producing the protein MTQTDGLLFDPRTYDPPQFDAETRRLLRATIDWFEGQGKKRLLDDDLAAVWPGDFVDFVKREKLFATFLTPSEFAGGNPDKRWDAARNAALSEILGFYGLTYWYTEQVTILGLGPIWQSENKDAKLRAADDLENGEVMAFGLSERSRGADVYNTDMILTPASEEDRANGILYRATGEKYYIGNGNVASMVSVFGRRGDVEGQDGYVWLVADSRHDDYHLIDNVVHMQIYVSTFRLENYPVREEDILHTGVEAFAAALNTVNVGKFNLCSCSIGMAEHAFYEAITHAQNRILYGSPVTDFTHVRTNFVDAYSRLIAMKLFSQRSVDYFRSASLEDRRYLLFNPMTKAKVTMEGETVLRSLHDVIAAKGYEKNTMFREVAQLIGTLPRLEGTVHVNVGLVLKFMPNYMLNPKEYPPIPMRNDAADDTFFWNQGPTRGAGKVQFADWTPIYEEHAGIPNVAVFYDQAKAFREFLLAAAPDVEQQKDLDFLLTVGHLFSLIVYGQLILEQAALTGLDSDMLDQIFDFQIRDFNTYAVALQGKPTATTAQQDWALSAIRKPVPDHARFHRIWERVKAYDGAYEMAP; encoded by the coding sequence ATGACGCAGACCGACGGCTTGCTGTTCGACCCCAGGACCTACGACCCACCCCAGTTCGACGCCGAAACGCGGCGGTTGTTGCGCGCCACGATCGACTGGTTCGAAGGTCAGGGCAAGAAACGCCTCCTCGACGACGACCTGGCGGCGGTGTGGCCCGGCGACTTCGTCGACTTCGTCAAGCGCGAGAAGCTGTTTGCGACGTTCCTGACGCCCTCGGAGTTCGCGGGCGGAAACCCGGACAAACGCTGGGACGCCGCACGCAACGCCGCGCTGTCGGAGATCCTCGGCTTCTACGGACTGACGTACTGGTACACCGAGCAGGTCACCATCCTCGGGTTAGGTCCGATCTGGCAGAGCGAGAACAAGGACGCCAAGCTGCGGGCCGCCGACGACCTGGAGAACGGCGAAGTGATGGCGTTCGGGCTGTCCGAACGCTCCCGCGGTGCCGACGTCTACAACACCGACATGATCCTGACTCCCGCGAGCGAGGAGGACCGCGCCAACGGCATCCTGTACCGGGCGACGGGGGAGAAGTACTACATCGGCAACGGCAACGTCGCCAGCATGGTGTCGGTGTTCGGCCGGCGCGGGGACGTCGAGGGGCAGGACGGCTACGTCTGGTTAGTCGCCGACAGCCGGCACGACGACTACCACCTGATCGACAACGTCGTGCACATGCAGATCTACGTCAGCACCTTCCGGCTGGAGAACTATCCGGTGCGGGAGGAAGACATTCTGCACACCGGCGTGGAAGCCTTTGCGGCGGCGCTGAATACGGTCAACGTCGGCAAATTCAACCTGTGCTCCTGCTCGATCGGCATGGCCGAGCACGCGTTCTACGAGGCGATCACACACGCGCAGAACCGCATCCTGTACGGCAGCCCCGTCACCGACTTCACCCACGTACGAACCAATTTCGTCGACGCGTATTCACGCCTGATCGCGATGAAACTGTTCAGCCAGCGCTCGGTCGACTACTTCAGGTCTGCCAGCCTCGAGGACCGGCGCTATCTGCTGTTCAACCCGATGACCAAGGCCAAGGTCACGATGGAGGGCGAGACGGTGCTGCGGTCGTTGCACGACGTGATCGCCGCCAAGGGGTACGAGAAGAACACGATGTTCCGCGAGGTCGCGCAGCTCATCGGCACCCTGCCGCGACTGGAGGGCACGGTCCATGTGAACGTCGGCCTGGTGCTGAAGTTCATGCCGAACTACATGCTCAATCCCAAGGAATATCCGCCGATTCCGATGCGAAACGACGCCGCGGACGACACGTTCTTCTGGAACCAGGGTCCGACCCGTGGCGCGGGCAAGGTGCAGTTCGCCGACTGGACGCCGATCTACGAGGAGCATGCCGGCATCCCGAATGTCGCGGTGTTCTACGACCAGGCCAAGGCGTTCCGCGAATTCCTGCTGGCCGCCGCACCCGACGTCGAGCAGCAGAAGGACCTCGACTTCCTGTTGACCGTGGGGCACCTGTTCTCGTTGATCGTGTACGGCCAACTGATTCTCGAGCAGGCGGCGCTGACCGGGCTGGACTCCGACATGCTGGACCAGATCTTCGACTTCCAGATCCGCGACTTCAACACGTATGCCGTTGCGCTGCAGGGTAAGCCGACCGCGACGACGGCGCAGCAGGACTGGGCGCTGAGCGCGATCCGCAAGCCGGTGCCCGACCACGCCCGGTTCCATCGGATCTGGGAGCGGGTCAAGGCCTACGACGGCGCCTACGAGATGGCGCCCTAG